Proteins encoded in a region of the Thermogemmatispora onikobensis genome:
- a CDS encoding MBL fold metallo-hydrolase codes for MASFAYTRGLHDLGHDLYAYLQPPGTWGLSNAGLIVDGQATLLVDTLFDLKLTGQMLETMKRAVPAAAEIGTVVNTHANGDHCYGNQLVANAQIIASRQAAIEMQEEPPERLRTLLTQTANLPQLQRFLQRAFGAFDFSDITLTPPTRTFSGELTLHVGSKEVRLIEVGPAHTRGDIIVYVPSERVVFSGDILFIGAHPIMWAGPTANWLRACDLILQLDPEIIVPGHGPITDQHGVSELKGYLQYIYDEARKRYEAGLSALEAARDIPLDRYATWTDGERIVANVAAMYREFSGDQNEPEKPLLFASMAAVAS; via the coding sequence ATGGCAAGCTTCGCCTACACCCGCGGACTACACGACCTCGGCCACGACCTCTATGCCTATCTACAGCCGCCCGGCACCTGGGGCCTGAGCAACGCCGGGCTGATCGTTGACGGCCAGGCCACCCTGCTCGTCGACACCCTGTTCGACCTCAAGCTCACCGGCCAGATGCTGGAGACCATGAAACGGGCCGTGCCAGCCGCCGCCGAGATCGGCACCGTTGTCAACACCCACGCCAACGGCGACCACTGCTACGGCAACCAGCTTGTTGCCAATGCCCAGATCATTGCCTCCAGGCAAGCCGCCATCGAGATGCAAGAAGAGCCGCCCGAGCGCCTGCGCACCCTGCTCACCCAGACAGCCAACCTGCCCCAACTGCAACGCTTCCTGCAGCGGGCCTTCGGCGCCTTCGACTTCAGCGACATCACCCTGACCCCGCCGACGCGCACCTTCAGCGGCGAGCTTACCCTGCACGTCGGCAGCAAAGAGGTGCGTCTGATCGAAGTCGGACCAGCCCACACCCGCGGCGACATCATCGTCTACGTCCCCAGCGAGCGCGTGGTCTTCAGCGGCGACATCCTCTTCATCGGCGCCCACCCCATCATGTGGGCCGGCCCGACGGCGAACTGGCTGCGTGCCTGCGACCTGATCCTGCAGCTTGACCCCGAAATCATCGTTCCCGGCCACGGCCCCATCACCGACCAGCACGGCGTCAGCGAACTCAAGGGCTACCTGCAGTACATCTATGACGAGGCCCGCAAGCGCTACGAGGCCGGCCTGTCGGCTCTGGAGGCCGCCCGCGATATTCCCCTCGACCGCTACGCGACCTGGACCGATGGCGAGCGCATCGTGGCGAACGTCGCCGCCATGTACCGCGAATTCAGCGGCGACCAGAACGAGCCGGAGAAGCCCTTGCTCTTCGCCAGCATGGCCGCAGTGGCTTCCTGA
- a CDS encoding fumarylacetoacetate hydrolase family protein has protein sequence MKLVTYVLNPTAPCDEGRAGVLLNSLVLDLAALGRLAAGSLSAGSEEPLPSTVLALLQQGAAAWERLRAAFALASQREPRWLQSQEGLAYPLEQVHLRPPIPTPPTIRDFFAFEAHVRNARARSGLEVPPQWYQIPVFYFSNTSALYGHDEAIPYPRHSQALDYELEMAAVIGRKGQDIAAEEAADYIAGYMIMNDWSARDLQLQEMAVQLGPAKGKDFATSFGPCLVTPDELQPYRRGSGAHERFDLPMRARVNGLLLTEANFQEIHYTFPQMIERASQHVRLRPGDILGSGTCGGGCLLELGQERHRWLVAGDVVELEIAGLGLLRNTIAAPPPDRAAHQSP, from the coding sequence ATGAAACTGGTAACCTATGTCCTCAACCCCACCGCACCGTGCGACGAGGGGAGGGCCGGCGTCCTCCTCAACAGCCTCGTTCTCGACCTGGCCGCCCTTGGTCGCTTGGCTGCCGGATCTCTCAGCGCAGGCAGCGAAGAGCCCCTTCCTTCCACAGTGTTGGCCCTCCTTCAGCAAGGAGCAGCGGCCTGGGAGCGACTGCGCGCTGCCTTCGCCCTGGCCAGCCAGCGTGAACCAAGATGGCTGCAAAGTCAAGAAGGACTGGCCTACCCGCTGGAGCAGGTCCACCTGCGCCCGCCCATTCCCACCCCTCCCACCATCCGCGACTTCTTCGCCTTCGAGGCCCACGTGCGCAACGCCCGCGCCCGCAGCGGACTGGAGGTGCCGCCGCAATGGTACCAGATTCCTGTCTTCTATTTCTCGAACACCTCGGCCCTCTACGGGCACGACGAAGCGATTCCCTATCCACGCCACAGCCAGGCATTGGACTATGAGCTAGAGATGGCCGCCGTCATCGGGCGCAAGGGCCAGGACATCGCCGCCGAGGAAGCTGCCGACTACATTGCAGGCTATATGATTATGAACGACTGGAGCGCGCGCGACCTCCAGCTTCAGGAAATGGCCGTCCAGCTGGGACCTGCCAAAGGCAAAGACTTCGCCACCTCCTTCGGTCCCTGCCTGGTCACGCCCGACGAGCTGCAGCCCTACCGCCGTGGCAGCGGCGCCCACGAGCGCTTCGACCTCCCCATGCGCGCCCGCGTCAATGGCCTCCTCCTGACCGAAGCCAACTTTCAGGAGATCCACTACACCTTTCCCCAGATGATCGAGCGCGCCTCACAGCACGTCCGCCTGCGCCCTGGCGACATCCTGGGCTCCGGCACCTGCGGCGGCGGCTGCCTGCTCGAACTTGGCCAGGAGCGCCATCGCTGGCTGGTGGCGGGCGACGTCGTAGAGCTAGAGATCGCCGGGCTAGGTCTCCTGCGCAACACCATCGCCGCCCCCCCTCCTGACCGGGCAGCCCACCAGTCTCCGTGA
- a CDS encoding magnesium transporter gives MRDHSAEQGAGPSEEAEGTSRRTRRRQVQAKVVASPSEPLAYFPDHLADFYQLLKSDYEELRRANRIIFYETRVIVWLCVIVALVIMFRASVVGGSILSVATLLVSLIGKLIKVKSSEREDLGKRLEALRLTTLEIERICLSLHLARSISDQQRRDRLLEELAEERGLTSEEARQSPAAGSPIADQEPGMQQFPPQEGRT, from the coding sequence ATGCGTGATCACTCGGCAGAGCAGGGAGCGGGCCCGTCCGAGGAGGCTGAGGGCACATCGCGCCGGACCAGGCGCCGCCAGGTCCAGGCGAAGGTGGTGGCATCCCCTTCTGAGCCGCTGGCATACTTTCCCGACCATCTGGCTGATTTCTATCAATTGCTTAAGTCGGACTATGAAGAGCTTCGCCGTGCCAATCGTATCATCTTCTATGAGACGCGGGTCATTGTCTGGCTCTGCGTGATTGTGGCTTTGGTGATTATGTTCAGGGCCTCCGTTGTGGGTGGCTCGATTCTCTCGGTGGCGACGCTGCTGGTAAGCCTGATTGGTAAGCTGATCAAGGTTAAGAGCAGCGAGCGGGAGGATCTGGGAAAGCGGCTGGAGGCGCTGCGCCTGACGACGTTGGAGATTGAACGCATCTGTCTCAGTTTGCATCTGGCCCGCTCCATTAGCGATCAGCAGCGCCGTGATCGGCTGCTGGAGGAGCTGGCGGAGGAGCGGGGCCTGACCAGCGAAGAGGCGAGGCAGTCCCCTGCTGCCGGTTCTCCTATTGCCGACCAGGAGCCTGGGATGCAGCAGTTTCCGCCCCAGGAAGGGCGGACCTAG
- a CDS encoding DHA2 family efflux MFS transporter permease subunit — MVQATRPASGLGRGTNPWLALLAMMFGLFMALLDLSIVTIALPAIVQQLQTDLTMAGWVLDAYSLVFAVLLVTVGRLADLFGRKWIFMAGMAVFMLGSLLCGLAPSIGWLIGFRAFQAVGAAVLNPVSLAILMAIFPREQRGAAVGLWGAAAGLATALGPVLGGLIVQTLSWRWIFYVNLPFCLVGLVLVWLWVPETREVRRDGRAGRLDWSGLLLLSVALFSLVLAVMQGNDWGWGSLPTLALLGLALVGLAVFVGVELRVREPMVNLRLFGIRSFLLSDVAMLLFGVAMQGAFVMAVFYFTELRGYGQLEAAYALLPLPLASLVLSLLMGAVGRRLPPLLVGLTGLLLVALGFTLLALVSASAGSLDTAWRLALIGVGMGMCFQSFPTFALSEVPPAQLGVGSGILNTFRQVGFALGVAVLIALFTAQLQQDLQQAQQESLQVVASDQQLPPALRSHLVTALRQAQTGQTATQAQTGGTTTTVDLRPLAQTVPPGPQREALRSHLQMLGGRISAIFKDEVMAAFAATWWASAAFAALGLGLTALAAFSSRGKGRARQGAPRGGDETVMAEAGAVS, encoded by the coding sequence ATGGTACAAGCAACAAGGCCGGCAAGCGGTCTGGGGCGCGGGACGAATCCCTGGCTGGCGCTGCTGGCGATGATGTTCGGGCTGTTTATGGCCCTGTTGGATCTGTCGATTGTGACGATTGCTTTGCCGGCCATTGTGCAACAGTTGCAGACCGATCTGACGATGGCTGGCTGGGTGTTGGATGCCTATAGCCTGGTGTTCGCTGTGCTGCTGGTGACCGTGGGGCGCCTGGCCGATCTGTTCGGGCGCAAGTGGATCTTTATGGCTGGGATGGCGGTCTTTATGCTGGGGTCGCTGCTCTGTGGACTGGCTCCTTCGATCGGCTGGTTGATTGGCTTCCGGGCGTTTCAGGCTGTGGGGGCGGCGGTGCTGAATCCCGTCAGTCTGGCCATTTTGATGGCCATCTTCCCCCGCGAGCAGCGGGGGGCGGCGGTCGGCCTCTGGGGTGCGGCGGCTGGTCTGGCTACGGCCCTTGGCCCGGTCCTGGGCGGGCTGATTGTCCAGACGCTGAGCTGGCGCTGGATTTTTTACGTCAATTTGCCGTTCTGCCTGGTTGGGCTGGTCCTGGTCTGGCTCTGGGTGCCGGAGACGCGCGAGGTGCGTCGGGATGGGCGCGCCGGGCGCCTGGATTGGTCCGGTTTGTTGTTGTTGAGTGTGGCCCTGTTCTCGCTGGTGCTGGCGGTGATGCAGGGCAATGATTGGGGGTGGGGTTCGCTGCCTACGCTGGCGCTCCTGGGCCTGGCCCTGGTCGGTCTGGCGGTCTTTGTCGGGGTCGAGCTGCGTGTGCGGGAGCCGATGGTCAACCTGCGCCTCTTCGGGATTCGTAGCTTCCTGCTCTCGGATGTGGCGATGTTGCTCTTCGGGGTGGCGATGCAGGGGGCCTTTGTGATGGCTGTCTTCTACTTTACCGAGCTGCGTGGCTACGGGCAGCTGGAGGCAGCCTATGCTTTGCTGCCGCTACCGCTGGCCTCACTAGTCCTATCGCTGCTGATGGGGGCTGTCGGGCGCCGCCTGCCGCCGCTCCTGGTGGGCCTGACGGGGCTGCTGCTGGTGGCGCTGGGGTTCACCCTGCTGGCGCTGGTGAGCGCCTCGGCGGGATCGCTCGACACGGCCTGGCGCCTGGCCTTGATTGGCGTGGGCATGGGCATGTGTTTCCAGAGCTTCCCCACCTTTGCTCTCAGCGAGGTGCCCCCGGCTCAGCTTGGGGTCGGCAGCGGGATTCTGAATACCTTCCGCCAGGTGGGCTTTGCGCTCGGGGTGGCTGTGCTGATTGCCCTCTTCACGGCCCAGCTTCAGCAGGATCTGCAGCAGGCCCAGCAGGAGAGCCTGCAGGTGGTGGCGAGCGATCAGCAGTTGCCGCCGGCTTTGCGCAGTCACCTGGTGACGGCCTTGCGGCAGGCACAGACGGGACAGACGGCGACACAGGCTCAGACGGGAGGTACAACGACGACGGTCGATTTGAGGCCACTGGCCCAGACGGTGCCTCCTGGCCCACAGCGGGAGGCTCTGCGTAGCCATCTGCAGATGTTGGGTGGGCGTATTAGCGCGATCTTCAAAGATGAGGTGATGGCGGCTTTTGCGGCGACGTGGTGGGCTTCTGCCGCCTTCGCTGCCCTGGGTCTGGGGTTGACGGCGCTGGCAGCTTTCTCGAGCAGGGGGAAGGGCCGCGCTCGTCAGGGCGCGCCCAGGGGCGGCGATGAGACGGTTATGGCTGAGGCGGGCGCCGTTTCCTAG
- a CDS encoding PadR family transcriptional regulator — protein MLYELLILFTLMRGPAHGYLIAKIINDMIGPYATLSHGRLYPLLARLEQQGLIQVEQNGSFQQGDRQTRVYRITEAGRQRFHQRMMDTTSNLGEYREIFAHKVAGFEFLTPAERLQLIEHYIGYCKEHIQHIYREAEDLLRKANDNEALRSPERLEHILNVMYHWIEQWKLELYWAKQLREGVLQHLAQEEAATTAGPEPQVASDN, from the coding sequence ATGCTGTATGAACTACTGATCCTCTTCACCCTCATGCGAGGCCCGGCCCACGGCTACCTGATTGCCAAGATCATCAACGACATGATCGGCCCCTACGCCACCCTCAGTCATGGCCGACTCTACCCGCTGCTGGCCCGGCTGGAGCAGCAGGGACTTATTCAAGTTGAGCAGAACGGGAGCTTCCAGCAGGGCGACCGTCAAACGCGCGTCTACCGCATCACCGAAGCCGGGCGCCAGCGCTTCCACCAGCGCATGATGGACACCACTTCCAACCTGGGGGAATACCGTGAAATCTTCGCCCACAAAGTGGCCGGCTTTGAATTCCTCACCCCTGCCGAGCGCCTGCAGCTGATCGAGCACTACATCGGCTACTGTAAGGAGCACATCCAACACATCTATCGCGAAGCTGAAGATCTCCTCCGGAAAGCCAACGACAACGAAGCACTCCGAAGCCCCGAGCGCCTTGAGCACATCCTCAACGTCATGTACCACTGGATCGAGCAATGGAAACTTGAGCTGTACTGGGCCAAGCAGCTGCGCGAGGGTGTCCTGCAGCACCTGGCCCAGGAAGAGGCAGCCACCACAGCCGGCCCAGAGCCGCAAGTGGCGTCCGACAACTAA